The Vitis vinifera cultivar Pinot Noir 40024 chromosome 18, ASM3070453v1 region ATGTCGTGGTGAAGACGTTCCCAACAATTCCCGGAGGCGATCCTCGTTGTTATCCGAGCACTGGGTCTGCAGTCATGCTGCCACTGAACTTACAAGCATCATCCATCGAAGTCGAGGTTCTGGTGTGTGGAGGTGCACCCACTGGATCCTACACCCAAGCCTCAAAGGGTAATTTCGTCGGTGCTCTTAAAACTTGTGCGAGAATCAAAATCACGGACAGTTCGCCGCAGTGGGTCATGGAGACAATGCCTCTGGCTAGGGTCATGGGCGACATGACACTGCTCCCAAACGGCGACGTTTTGATCATCAACGGCGCGTCCGCGGGGACTGCCGGATGGGAGAACGGTCGAGACCCGGTTCTGAAACCGGTTCTTTACAAACCCGATAAACCAACCGGGTCGCGGTTCGAGGTAATGAACCCGACCACCATTCCCCGGATGTACCACTCCACGGCGATTCTTCTCCGGGACGGTCGCGTTCTCGTTGGGGGAAGCAATCCTCACATTTATTACAAATTCACCGGCGTGCTTTATCCCACAGAGCTGCGCTTGGAGGCATTCTCGCCGGAGTATTTAGATTCTGGATTCAAGAATCTGCGGCCAACCATTATATCTCCCACTTCTCAAGCTAAAATCGGATACGGGAAAGACTTAACGGTTCGGTTTTCTGTGACAGGAACATTGGATCCAGATACGGTGTCAGTAACAATGCTGGCACCTTCATTTACCACACACTCATTGTCAATGAACCAGAGACTGCTGGTGCTTGGAAGTGGGAATGTCAAAAATGCGGAGAAATCGACCTTCGCCATTGCCGTTACCACACCGGCTTCGGCCATTCTTGCTCCATCGGGATATTATGTTCTATTTGTGGTTCATCAAGGTATTCCCAGTGAGGGCATTTGGGTCCAAATtcagtgattttttttttttttggcgggGGGGTTAACagtcaagaaaaagaaaaaagaaaagggattaTTATACgttgaatatttaaatttgtgaaataaaataaagccaCTATGCATTAAAAATGATGCATTCATAGAGTGGTCCAATCGACTATGTCTTAGACTCTTACAGCAAGGTATGgaattttacaaatattacaaataatttgtaattttattttcaccCCATTCAtatactaaaattataaaagcaGTGTGAATCCTGATACCAATAAAGGCAGGTCGCGTAAAACAAGAGACAAATCTCAGTACAGCTCTACAACAGTTAATGCCAGGATGGGACCTTGTTATTCGTTCTTACTGCAAACCCTCTGTTCCTCACAAACCCTCGCCAAGTTTTACTATGAATCTAGTGGTTTTGCTTCCAACTTTTTTCAGTCACCCCATCGAATTAAAGACAACTTTAGCCTTGAACTGGAAAGAAAAGCAACGTTTTGTGTGGGGTAAGGGAATATTCAGATCACACGTCTAGGACAATTTTGTGCATTAATAGAATATGGCGGTGAATGGGAGAGGATTTGATAGGAAAAGCATCGGCACAAGTTGTCAAAGCCCAAGCATTAAAATCAGCAGTTGCGGACAAGTTTCACAACATCATCGCCTCCTACGCCCTTCCTCAATTTGAACACAGAATGGCTTAAGAGTAGATTTTTCATGGTTGCtagaaagagaaatgaaaacGGAGGAGTAGCGTTGGATGGTGATGGGAAAGATGAGAGGCATTCAACTGAGTGGAACACACGCAAACGACAAAGATGATGAGaccaattaaaaacattatccCTGTATGGCTGTGTGGCTGTGTTTGGATTTGATGGGAAGGAAAAGGAAACGAGGATGATTATGGAATTTTAAGAAAACTAATGAAATAAAGAGTTATTAACCTTTTATTTTCAAGGTATGAAAAAGGATATGGAGACGAAAGGACGTTCACTTTGAAGAAGAGGGGGTTGAAAATGGGGCAGCACATTAAAAGGCAATTTGTTTGGGGGTGGGAGTGGAGGGAGGTCACGGGTGATGGCTAAAACATGAGCTTCAAAGTTCACGGGCCTGTCTTTGCATGTGTGCTTATATGTAGGGAGGACTGTGGAGGAGGGGTTGCAGTCCATGACATCCTCTTGAAGAGACACACGCAAATGGCCCTTTTAACTTTTTGGTCATCTTGTCCTTTGTACAAGCCCTCAAACGTATGCATCATCAAATGACCGACCATTTGTGGGGGCGTTATCACATGATGGCTAGTTACTCCCAACCTCTATATTTTCTTATCCTTTGTTGCTCAGATTTGGAaatgattaatatttattaagaGTGAGCTTCATCTGCGCCTCTCTTTTCATTTCTCTCTGCAGGCCCCTTATGGTCTTTGGAACGCGGGGACTGGCACCATGTGCATGACTACAAAATCTAATGTGATTGCCTGATAACAGTAAGAAATcctgcaaaaagaaaaaagacatgTAAAAAGTAAGAAATCCATGAAGAAAACTCTATAAATAGCGTCCTCCAACCAAAGGAGACAAGTCCTGCTCCTCTTCTAAATCCCTTTTTGCACTACcaaatgattgaataaaaattcaatCATTCATGGAAGAATTTTAGCATCTGTCATTGGCGTAGCTTGTGAAAAAGTCTAAGTTTTCCCTGCTTAGCTAGAACGAAAAGCTATTACAGAGGACCAAGAATGAGGTTTGAATCCATTTAAGTGTTACCATTGTTCAACACCAAAATTTTCCATCAAGCTAGGCATTATAAACAACAACAATGAATGCATTAACAACAAATGGAAACCATGACTATCTTCTTATTAGAATAAAACTCTTAAAAGCATAACACGATGTAATAAATCTGGATTTATTTCTCTTTATGTTATGCATTCTACCTTCGGGAAATCATGCAATCATACATcacctaaaaataattaagtttttagaactttgcttctatcttttcaattttagtgtaaaatgagaaaaaatattagTCATTCATGCACTCTAATAGTGCTTTCACATTTGTTCCAAAATTATCCTCAAAAGTTAAAAGACAAGTACACCTATCACTTTAAAATACCTATTGACAAGTACAtctatcacattttttttttatctctcttGTACAACTCACTTGCCACgtttctactctttttttttttttcctttttcatctcTTACCATCGTATCCATTCTCACATGttatattttgtattgttatttttctctttcctttgacttttttattatatgctcATGTATTCTCTTAtaaaaacttctttaattttaattttttttttcactctctaatctctccatatttattgatttcaattattttttggacatattaaacttaaaatcataatatataataaatagttaacataaaaaattaaataaaaacataaatatatataatggataaaaataaaaatattatcccacaaataatatacttgatgattttaaatattaattataataatatgtttgataaattaaggtttaaatttaaattttctattttactatttagaggtttatgatatgagtttttttttttatattaatgctaaacaaaaaatttatttattttgtaaatactatcacatgtaaaaataaaaatatctttgtaatactattttacgatttatattatttttattttaaatttatcatatcaaaatcataatcagtgatgatatttttatatttttttcttatggtTTTAACTTGATCGTGGATCtaactttttgtttggttaaaatctttcatttttaattaaaataaaatataaaataaaatacagtttttcatttaaaaaaattatatttaaccttttatattaatttcataaaaaataggtacattCATTCCTATGGAAATTGAAACCCCTTATCTCCCTTATCATTCTCCATATATTCATTTGAGGACTCTCGGTAAGTGATTGAAGGTCCTTCCTCAGCCCAGAGCGAACTTTGGAAC contains the following coding sequences:
- the LOC100253967 gene encoding aldehyde oxidase GLOX1: MATPPAHMIRTLIFPFLCWQLLFAPGPCCRVLTHAAGGEWQLLLKNIGITAMHMQLLHNDRVVIFDRTDFGKSNLSLPDGKCRNDPNDTVLPIDCTAHSVEYDVATNSIRALMVQTDVWCSSGAVMANGNLIQTGGFNDGDRVVRIFKPCSSCDWEEVPFGLAARRWYATNHILPDDRQIVIGGRRQFNYEFYPKTGAASNAYSLPFLAQTNDRGIENNLYPFVYLHTDGNLFIFSNNRAILFDYAKNVVVKTFPTIPGGDPRCYPSTGSAVMLPLNLQASSIEVEVLVCGGAPTGSYTQASKGNFVGALKTCARIKITDSSPQWVMETMPLARVMGDMTLLPNGDVLIINGASAGTAGWENGRDPVLKPVLYKPDKPTGSRFEVMNPTTIPRMYHSTAILLRDGRVLVGGSNPHIYYKFTGVLYPTELRLEAFSPEYLDSGFKNLRPTIISPTSQAKIGYGKDLTVRFSVTGTLDPDTVSVTMLAPSFTTHSLSMNQRLLVLGSGNVKNAEKSTFAIAVTTPASAILAPSGYYVLFVVHQGIPSEGIWVQIQ